The Microbacterium sp. LWH7-1.2 genome window below encodes:
- the recQ gene encoding DNA helicase RecQ has translation MTIPQGDPYADLAWEPAWAPPADEYSAPPPDESWAPPEDGWMPPPDPLAGGSTSIDPFAGAGPRRDFTGADAGTVLREVYGYDAFRGEQGAIVDHVIAGGDAVVLMPTGGGKSVCYQVPALARPGSGLVVSPLIALMHDQVDALVANGVRAAYLNSTQAPPERAAVERAYLAGELDLLYVAPERLNTETTLRFLARGKLSVIAIDEAHCVSQWGHDFRPDYLALGALAERFPGVPRLALTATATPATHREMTERLQLPQARHFVSSFDRPNIQYRIEAKSDPRRQLVAFIRSQGSGPVSGIVYALSRKSVEQTAEFLSAQGVDALPYHAGLPAETRAANQSRFLREDGVVMVATIAFGMGIDKPDVRFVAHIDLPKSVEGYYQETGRAGRDGEASVAWMAYGLGDVVQQRRMIDQSPGDRAFKTRLGQHLDAMLGLCETVGCRRQNLLAYFGEASAPCGNCDTCLEAPDTWDGLVPAQKLLSTIVRLQRERGQAFGAGHLVDILRGASTDRIRQQGHDQLSTYGLGADLSDQDWRSVIRQLLARGILVARGEYGTLALGESAAGVLRGETPVPLRRDVMGRSGGVARVRKTTAPEILDPANAGVFEALRSWRAGVAKELGVPAYIVFGDATLRALAERRPASLADLDGVSGIGAKKREAYGEAVLAVVAAA, from the coding sequence GTGACAATCCCCCAGGGCGACCCGTACGCCGACCTCGCGTGGGAGCCCGCCTGGGCGCCGCCGGCCGATGAGTACAGTGCGCCCCCGCCCGACGAGTCGTGGGCTCCGCCGGAGGACGGCTGGATGCCGCCGCCCGACCCGCTGGCCGGCGGCTCGACGTCGATCGACCCGTTCGCAGGAGCCGGTCCTCGCCGGGACTTCACCGGCGCCGACGCGGGCACGGTGCTGCGCGAGGTGTACGGGTACGACGCGTTCCGGGGTGAGCAGGGCGCGATCGTCGATCACGTGATCGCCGGCGGGGACGCCGTCGTGCTCATGCCCACCGGTGGCGGCAAGAGCGTCTGCTACCAGGTGCCGGCGCTCGCGCGCCCGGGCTCGGGGCTCGTCGTGAGTCCTCTGATCGCGCTCATGCACGACCAGGTCGACGCGCTCGTCGCCAACGGCGTGCGCGCCGCCTACCTCAACTCGACGCAGGCGCCGCCCGAGCGCGCGGCCGTCGAGCGCGCATACCTGGCGGGCGAGCTCGACCTGCTCTACGTCGCCCCCGAGCGGCTCAACACCGAGACGACGCTCCGGTTCCTCGCGCGCGGAAAGCTCAGCGTCATCGCGATCGACGAGGCGCACTGCGTGTCGCAGTGGGGCCATGACTTCCGGCCCGACTACCTCGCGCTGGGCGCCCTCGCCGAACGGTTCCCCGGGGTCCCGCGCCTCGCGCTCACGGCGACGGCGACGCCCGCGACGCATCGCGAGATGACCGAGCGCCTGCAGCTGCCGCAGGCGCGCCACTTCGTGTCGAGCTTCGACCGCCCGAACATCCAGTACCGCATCGAGGCCAAGTCAGACCCCCGGCGTCAGCTCGTCGCCTTCATCCGTTCACAGGGGTCCGGTCCGGTATCGGGCATCGTCTATGCGCTGAGCCGCAAGTCGGTCGAGCAGACGGCCGAGTTCCTCTCCGCGCAGGGCGTCGACGCGCTGCCGTACCACGCCGGTCTTCCGGCCGAGACGCGCGCCGCGAACCAGTCCCGGTTCCTCCGCGAGGACGGCGTCGTGATGGTGGCGACGATCGCGTTCGGCATGGGCATCGACAAGCCCGATGTCCGCTTCGTCGCGCACATCGACCTGCCGAAGTCCGTCGAGGGGTACTACCAGGAGACCGGTCGAGCGGGCCGCGACGGCGAGGCATCCGTCGCGTGGATGGCCTATGGGCTCGGCGACGTCGTGCAGCAGCGCCGCATGATCGACCAGTCGCCCGGCGACCGCGCCTTCAAGACCCGCCTCGGCCAGCACCTCGACGCGATGCTCGGCCTGTGCGAGACGGTCGGATGCCGCCGCCAGAACCTGCTCGCCTACTTCGGCGAAGCCTCCGCCCCGTGCGGCAACTGCGACACCTGCCTCGAGGCGCCCGACACGTGGGACGGACTCGTGCCCGCGCAGAAGCTGCTGTCGACGATCGTGCGGCTGCAGCGCGAGCGCGGCCAGGCGTTCGGGGCGGGCCACCTCGTGGACATCCTCCGCGGCGCCTCGACCGACCGCATCCGGCAGCAGGGCCACGATCAGCTCTCGACGTACGGGCTCGGTGCGGACCTCAGCGATCAGGACTGGCGCAGCGTGATCCGGCAGCTGCTGGCCCGTGGCATCCTGGTCGCCCGCGGGGAGTACGGCACGCTCGCTCTCGGTGAGTCTGCGGCCGGCGTGCTGCGCGGCGAGACGCCGGTGCCGCTCCGCCGCGACGTGATGGGCCGTTCCGGCGGGGTCGCGCGCGTGCGCAAGACCACCGCTCCCGAGATCCTCGACCCCGCGAACGCCGGTGTGTTCGAGGCGCTGCGCTCCTGGCGTGCCGGCGTCGCGAAAGAGCTCGGGGTGCCCGCCTACATCGTGTTCGGGGACGCGACGCTGCGCGCGCTCGCCGAGCGCCGCCCCGCGAGCCTGGCCGACCTCGACGGCGTCTCGGGCATCGGCGCCAAGAAGCGCGAGGCCTACGGCGAGGCCGTGCTCGCGGTGGTCGCCGCCGCCTGA
- a CDS encoding ketose-bisphosphate aldolase, with product MLYTGKSILDVANADNFAIPAFNISDWAMFNGVMDISEELDAPVIIAIHPDEVRHITTDLIPAMHARAHRSSVPVAIHWDHGGTYEQIITAIQAGFTSVMIDASLKPFDENVALTRKVVEAAHVVGVQVEGELGTIGANDSYGESGAAEIIYTNVDDAVRFVQETGVDSLAIAIGTSHGLYPSDKNPELRHDLLEEIKAAVGIPLVLHGGSGNPDSELSRAVSLGINKINISSDIKVAYHNRMREILGTDERLREPNAIQPEPIAALKVTAAEKIRLFGADGKAPLY from the coding sequence GTGCTCTACACCGGCAAGTCCATCCTCGACGTCGCCAACGCCGACAACTTCGCGATCCCGGCCTTCAACATCAGCGACTGGGCGATGTTCAACGGGGTGATGGACATCAGCGAGGAGCTGGATGCTCCGGTCATCATCGCGATCCACCCCGACGAGGTGCGGCACATCACCACCGACCTCATCCCGGCGATGCACGCCCGCGCCCACCGCTCGAGCGTCCCCGTGGCGATCCACTGGGACCACGGTGGCACCTACGAGCAGATCATCACGGCAATCCAGGCCGGTTTCACTTCGGTCATGATCGACGCCTCGCTCAAGCCGTTCGACGAGAACGTGGCCCTGACGCGAAAGGTCGTCGAGGCGGCGCACGTCGTCGGCGTCCAGGTCGAAGGCGAGCTCGGCACGATCGGGGCGAACGACAGCTACGGAGAGTCGGGCGCCGCCGAGATCATCTACACCAACGTCGACGACGCCGTCCGCTTCGTGCAGGAGACCGGCGTCGACAGCCTGGCGATCGCGATCGGGACCTCGCACGGCCTCTACCCGTCGGACAAGAACCCCGAGCTGCGTCACGACCTGCTCGAGGAGATCAAGGCGGCAGTGGGCATCCCGCTCGTCCTGCATGGCGGCTCGGGCAACCCCGACAGCGAACTGAGCCGTGCGGTCTCGCTCGGCATCAACAAGATCAACATCTCGAGCGACATCAAGGTGGCGTACCACAACCGCATGCGCGAGATTCTCGGCACCGACGAGCGCCTGCGCGAGCCGAACGCCATCCAGCCCGAGCCGATCGCCGCACTGAAGGTCACGGCGGCCGAGAAGATCCGTCTCTTCGGCGCCGACGGCAAGGCGCCGCTGTACTGA
- a CDS encoding ADP-dependent glucokinase/phosphofructokinase has translation MSSGIVLGLGGTVDYEIEWDAAVLEEAARVYGVTASELDTAVAVVDERSLVVSVLSFLREGRGGERFVATPAALEEFSARFRYASTLGGTCVRAALAMARLGVPSTVHLVSIDDTVRRQLPPEVSYLNSATRDSTEPHVIVQYPAGAAVELPDALIVAPHPNRLIYVNDLPNRELVLAPQLGDLVAEARAFLASGFNTIQDRAILEDRLGRVAGAIARMAAGGVALFEDAGSHDAAHGLRVRDAMAAVVDVYGLNEDELFGYLGGAFDLLDPDAVEDALRAASELIPAPILVVHTKHWAVAVGDDAERWGSALDGGVTMAGTRFRVGDALTAADYAATRLLPRQERAARFAVELEQRFSGQAVCIPAYKLDVAAPTTIGLGDSFVGGFIAGMMSSDAVDSGPAAGRRVAASVERIAKGARS, from the coding sequence GTGAGCTCAGGGATCGTGCTCGGGCTCGGCGGCACCGTCGACTACGAGATCGAATGGGATGCCGCCGTCCTCGAGGAGGCTGCGCGCGTCTACGGCGTCACGGCATCAGAGCTCGACACCGCAGTGGCCGTGGTCGACGAGCGGAGCCTCGTCGTCTCGGTGCTGTCGTTCCTGCGCGAAGGGCGCGGCGGTGAGCGTTTCGTCGCCACGCCCGCGGCGCTCGAGGAGTTCTCGGCGCGCTTCCGCTACGCCTCGACCCTCGGAGGGACCTGCGTGCGCGCCGCGCTCGCGATGGCCAGGCTCGGTGTGCCGAGCACGGTCCATCTCGTCAGCATCGACGACACCGTGCGGCGCCAACTTCCCCCGGAGGTCTCGTATCTCAACAGCGCCACGAGGGATTCCACGGAACCGCACGTGATCGTGCAGTACCCGGCGGGTGCCGCGGTGGAGCTCCCCGACGCGCTGATCGTCGCGCCCCATCCCAACCGGCTCATCTACGTGAACGACCTGCCCAACCGGGAGCTCGTGCTCGCGCCGCAGCTCGGCGACCTCGTCGCGGAGGCACGGGCGTTCCTCGCGTCGGGCTTCAACACGATTCAGGATCGAGCGATCCTCGAGGACCGCCTGGGGCGGGTCGCCGGGGCGATCGCGCGCATGGCCGCCGGTGGGGTGGCATTGTTCGAAGACGCCGGGTCGCACGATGCGGCGCACGGGCTGCGGGTGCGCGATGCGATGGCAGCCGTCGTCGACGTGTACGGGCTCAACGAGGATGAGCTCTTCGGCTACCTCGGCGGCGCGTTCGACCTGCTCGATCCCGACGCCGTCGAGGATGCCCTGCGGGCTGCGTCCGAGCTCATCCCCGCGCCGATCCTGGTGGTGCATACGAAGCACTGGGCCGTCGCTGTCGGCGACGACGCGGAACGATGGGGGAGTGCTCTTGACGGCGGCGTGACGATGGCGGGCACCCGCTTCCGGGTCGGCGACGCACTCACCGCGGCGGATTACGCGGCCACCCGCCTGCTGCCTCGGCAGGAGCGCGCGGCGCGCTTCGCGGTCGAACTCGAGCAGCGATTCTCGGGCCAGGCGGTCTGCATACCGGCATACAAGCTCGATGTCGCCGCTCCGACCACGATCGGGCTCGGCGACAGCTTCGTCGGCGGCTTCATCGCGGGGATGATGTCGTCGGATGCTGTGGACTCAGGCCCCGCGGCCGGACGGCGGGTCGCGGCATCCGTCGAACGAATCGCGAAAGGCGCGCGGTCGTGA
- a CDS encoding carbohydrate ABC transporter permease, with amino-acid sequence MTMALKTRRRAMRVGVVIGLILGAIFAAAPVLWMLSSSFKSNTEIFELPPRLLTEKLSFDAYIAIFTDPEKLRFFLNSYIVAGFVTLLTLVVAIQAAYAFSRFEFRGKRLLNITIVSVQAVPPITLLIPYFGLVVALGLYNTYPGLIFTYMVFTLPYAIIMMTGYLNTLPRELDEAVRVDGAGSFTALWRVLVPISVPGIVSVGVYTFMIAWNEYLFALTLTRTVDMRTVPIGIQLLMGQHSYEWNEIMAMSILGSIPVLVLFLFFQRYFISGLTSGSVKS; translated from the coding sequence ATGACCATGGCTCTCAAGACACGGCGGCGCGCGATGCGCGTCGGCGTGGTCATCGGACTCATCCTCGGAGCGATCTTCGCGGCGGCACCCGTCCTCTGGATGCTGTCGAGCTCGTTCAAGTCGAACACCGAGATCTTCGAGCTGCCGCCTCGGCTGCTGACCGAGAAGTTGTCCTTCGACGCGTACATCGCGATCTTCACCGACCCCGAGAAGCTGCGGTTCTTCCTCAACAGCTACATCGTCGCGGGCTTCGTCACGCTGCTGACCCTCGTCGTCGCGATTCAGGCCGCCTACGCGTTCAGCCGCTTCGAGTTCCGCGGCAAGCGGCTGCTCAACATCACGATCGTGAGCGTCCAGGCCGTGCCGCCGATCACACTCCTGATCCCGTACTTCGGCCTCGTCGTGGCGCTCGGGCTGTACAACACCTATCCCGGCCTGATCTTCACTTACATGGTGTTCACGCTGCCCTACGCGATCATCATGATGACGGGGTACCTCAACACGCTGCCGCGTGAGCTCGACGAGGCGGTCCGTGTGGACGGCGCCGGCTCGTTCACCGCGCTGTGGCGAGTCCTCGTTCCCATCTCGGTGCCAGGGATCGTCTCGGTCGGGGTCTACACGTTCATGATCGCGTGGAACGAGTACCTCTTCGCTCTCACGCTGACGCGGACCGTCGACATGCGAACGGTGCCCATCGGCATCCAGCTGCTCATGGGCCAGCACTCGTACGAGTGGAACGAAATCATGGCGATGAGCATCCTCGGGTCGATTCCCGTCCTCGTTCTCTTCCTCTTCTTTCAGCGCTACTTCATCAGCGGACTGACGTCCGGGTCGGTCAAGAGCTGA